A genomic region of Brevibacillus sp. JNUCC-41 contains the following coding sequences:
- a CDS encoding THUMP domain-containing class I SAM-dependent RNA methyltransferase — MKQFDIIATSAMGLESIVAKEVRDLGYDCQVENGKITYKGDQSAIARSNLWLRSADRVKIKVAEFKAYSFDELFEKTKALNWEDYLSADVEFPVSGKSVKSKLYSVPDCQAIVKKAIVDRLKSKYKQVSWFAETGPLFKIEVSILKDVVTLTIDTSGAGLHKRGYRTGQGEAPLKETLAAALIMLTNWKPDKPFIDPFCGSGTIPIEAALIGQNIAPGFNREFVSETWAWMDSKVWDEARIEAEDLADYDQYLDITGCDIDHRMVDIAKANSFEAGLGDLVEFKQMQVRDISTRKEYGVIVGNPPYGERLGEKKAVEQMYREMGQAFKKLDTWSVYMITSNPDFEQHYGKPATKKRKLFNGFIRADLYQYWGKRPPRQPQGE; from the coding sequence ATGAAACAATTCGATATTATCGCAACATCAGCAATGGGATTGGAATCAATTGTTGCCAAGGAGGTTAGGGATCTTGGTTACGATTGTCAAGTTGAAAATGGTAAAATCACATATAAAGGCGACCAATCCGCCATTGCCCGCTCTAATTTATGGCTGCGCAGTGCCGATAGGGTAAAAATTAAAGTTGCGGAATTTAAAGCATATTCATTTGATGAGTTGTTTGAAAAAACAAAGGCATTGAATTGGGAAGATTACTTATCAGCCGATGTAGAGTTCCCTGTGAGTGGAAAATCCGTTAAGTCAAAGCTTTACAGTGTCCCTGATTGTCAGGCTATTGTCAAAAAGGCGATTGTTGATAGATTGAAAAGTAAATATAAGCAAGTGTCCTGGTTTGCAGAGACTGGTCCTTTGTTTAAAATTGAAGTGTCTATTTTAAAAGATGTAGTGACACTTACCATAGATACTTCAGGTGCAGGTTTGCATAAACGGGGATATCGGACAGGGCAAGGGGAGGCACCCCTTAAAGAAACATTGGCGGCTGCCTTAATCATGCTGACCAATTGGAAACCGGATAAACCTTTCATAGATCCATTTTGTGGATCTGGAACGATTCCCATCGAGGCAGCCTTAATTGGGCAGAACATAGCACCTGGGTTTAACCGGGAATTCGTATCTGAAACTTGGGCATGGATGGATAGCAAGGTTTGGGATGAAGCACGGATTGAAGCTGAAGATTTAGCCGATTATGATCAGTACTTGGACATAACCGGTTGTGATATTGACCATCGAATGGTCGATATAGCTAAAGCGAATAGTTTTGAAGCAGGTCTTGGTGATCTGGTTGAATTTAAACAAATGCAGGTGAGGGATATCTCGACAAGGAAAGAGTATGGTGTCATTGTCGGGAACCCGCCTTATGGAGAACGGCTTGGTGAGAAAAAAGCAGTTGAGCAGATGTATAGAGAAATGGGCCAAGCTTTCAAGAAGCTTGATACATGGTCAGTATACATGATAACCTCCAATCCTGACTTCGAACAGCATTACGGTAAGCCTGCAACGAAAAAAAGGAAATTGTTCAATGGTTTCATCCGTGCTGACCTTTATCAATATTGGGGGAAAAGGCCGCCAAGACAGCCTCAGGGTGAATAA
- a CDS encoding CotD family spore coat protein, translating into MYFRNSGGNKPNVMGAYGNAPGVMGTSTGKHPHNVMGAATGKHPHHVMGASTGKKSNVMGAYSPSAVSPAQYGPSAVSPAQYGPTQTFPSQVAPAQVSPTQQFVNTNVSNTVIPVVHPSHTTNVNKHVNTFKHYFPHTQSVVNECYNQHLICGRPPQNPCSCPPGHFGY; encoded by the coding sequence ATGTATTTTCGTAATAGTGGAGGAAATAAACCCAATGTAATGGGAGCATACGGGAACGCACCTGGAGTAATGGGGACATCAACCGGTAAACACCCCCATAACGTAATGGGCGCAGCAACCGGCAAACACCCCCATCACGTAATGGGAGCATCGACCGGTAAAAAGTCCAACGTAATGGGAGCCTATAGTCCATCGGCTGTGTCTCCAGCGCAATATGGTCCATCTGCTGTGTCTCCAGCGCAATATGGTCCAACACAAACATTTCCATCTCAAGTTGCCCCAGCGCAAGTCTCTCCGACACAGCAATTTGTCAATACGAATGTATCGAACACAGTGATTCCTGTCGTTCATCCATCACATACTACAAATGTCAATAAACATGTGAACACGTTTAAACATTATTTCCCGCATACTCAATCCGTGGTGAACGAGTGCTATAATCAACACTTGATTTGTGGAAGGCCGCCGCAAAACCCATGCAGCTGTCCGCCTGGACATTTCGGATATTAA
- a CDS encoding DUF1273 domain-containing protein, with the protein MKVLYMTGYKAFEFGIFKNDHEAVKYIKKAMKQRLLPLAEDGLEWVIISGQLGTELWGAEVVFELQEQFPQLKLGVLTPFLKQEESWNETNQDYYRSILARADFVESIFNKPYEGPQQLKIKNRYMVHKSDAMLIIFEAEKEGSSRYPYFEAMKKAETQPYPIFQINFDDLQLAAEEASWSEE; encoded by the coding sequence ATGAAGGTTTTGTATATGACGGGCTATAAGGCTTTTGAATTCGGGATATTCAAAAATGACCATGAAGCCGTAAAGTATATAAAGAAAGCGATGAAGCAGCGTCTCCTTCCATTGGCGGAAGATGGGCTGGAATGGGTGATCATCTCAGGTCAGTTGGGTACGGAGCTATGGGGTGCAGAAGTGGTGTTCGAATTACAGGAGCAATTTCCTCAGCTTAAATTAGGAGTGCTTACTCCTTTCCTGAAACAGGAAGAGTCATGGAACGAGACGAATCAAGACTATTACCGGTCCATATTGGCCCGTGCCGATTTTGTTGAGTCCATTTTCAATAAACCATATGAAGGGCCACAACAACTGAAAATCAAAAACAGGTATATGGTCCATAAAAGCGATGCCATGCTCATCATTTTCGAGGCTGAAAAAGAAGGATCATCCCGATATCCGTATTTCGAGGCGATGAAAAAAGCCGAAACACAGCCATACCCCATCTTTCAGATAAACTTTGATGATCTACAACTGGCTGCGGAAGAAGCGAGCTGGTCCGAAGAATGA
- the gpsB gene encoding cell division regulator GpsB → MLSDKIKLTAKDILEKDFKTAMRGYKPEDVDQFLDLIIKDYEVFHQEIEDLKQENLKLKKQAEESTKRPNQPAAPSATPGTTNFDILKRLSNLEKHVFGNKLFD, encoded by the coding sequence ATGCTATCCGATAAGATAAAATTAACGGCTAAAGATATTCTTGAAAAAGATTTTAAAACAGCCATGCGCGGTTATAAACCTGAAGATGTGGATCAATTCCTTGATTTGATCATTAAAGATTATGAAGTGTTCCATCAGGAAATCGAAGATCTTAAACAAGAAAATCTTAAATTGAAAAAACAAGCCGAAGAGAGTACAAAACGTCCAAATCAACCTGCTGCTCCTAGTGCCACTCCGGGAACCACTAACTTTGACATCCTTAAACGGTTATCAAACTTGGAAAAGCATGTTTTTGGTAATAAGCTTTTTGACTGA
- a CDS encoding ATP-dependent DNA helicase — MMLKTLPFSVTKEDSFYDKLSEWIGDVFYDILPEKGFELRDEQIFMAFQLEKAFKEKNVSFAEAGVGTGKTLVYLLYAICYARYTNKPAIISCADETLIEQLVKEEGDIQKIKNALGIEVDVRLAKYHDQYVCLKKLDYAVNHEDSEGIDQLYDELPKFVHDNSSMNAYTAYGDRKQYPYLNDEDWSKVGWDQLQNCFTCDKRHRCGQTLSRDHYRKSSDLIICSHDFFMEHVWTKEKRKREGQLPLLPDHSCVVFDEGHLLEFAAQKALTYKVGEQTLASVLELLTANQVREETLYIIEDLIDINEEFFDLLDEKAIHVSGSNRYEIPMSKEITSFAQKLQKKVEELEENLVFEAEMYTINDYDLKVTEEYLEQLGYSLSLFVKDEQAVSWFEENEMTKTLVIMPRLVQDILSEQVFSKKIPYIFSSATLSDNKSFQYIADSLGIEKYDSFSVESPFDYDEVMKMNMPVFENGDKLAKLKYTMKSIEENEGRTLVLFHSKEELHWFKENCPISSYPFYFEGEAEISELVKKFQEEEQSVLFSYHLWEGLDVPGPSLQNVVLHSLPFPPRDPVFEAKRNSVTDAFEEVDLPYMLLRLRQGIGRLIRTSNDSGTVQILTEKDLSEQVKEKIVSILPVTL; from the coding sequence ATGATGCTTAAAACACTGCCTTTTTCGGTAACAAAGGAAGATTCTTTTTACGATAAGCTTTCAGAATGGATCGGTGATGTTTTTTACGATATTCTTCCCGAAAAAGGATTTGAGCTGCGTGACGAACAAATCTTCATGGCTTTTCAGTTAGAAAAAGCCTTTAAAGAAAAGAATGTAAGTTTTGCAGAAGCAGGGGTAGGGACCGGTAAGACTTTGGTCTATTTACTATATGCGATTTGTTATGCGAGATATACGAATAAACCTGCAATTATTTCTTGTGCGGATGAAACGTTGATTGAACAGCTTGTCAAAGAGGAAGGCGACATCCAAAAAATCAAGAATGCTTTAGGCATTGAAGTGGATGTTCGGCTTGCCAAGTATCACGATCAATATGTATGTCTTAAGAAATTGGATTACGCGGTGAATCACGAAGATTCCGAGGGAATAGATCAGCTATATGATGAACTTCCCAAGTTTGTCCATGATAACTCATCCATGAACGCCTATACAGCATATGGGGACCGTAAACAGTATCCATATTTAAATGATGAAGACTGGTCTAAAGTTGGCTGGGATCAGCTCCAAAACTGTTTTACTTGTGATAAACGCCATCGTTGTGGGCAAACCCTATCACGGGACCACTACCGAAAATCAAGTGATTTGATCATTTGTTCACATGACTTCTTCATGGAGCATGTATGGACTAAGGAAAAGCGTAAGCGTGAAGGTCAGTTACCATTGCTGCCTGATCATAGCTGCGTTGTTTTTGATGAAGGTCACCTATTGGAATTTGCAGCTCAAAAGGCGTTAACGTATAAAGTTGGGGAACAGACCCTTGCTTCGGTTTTAGAATTGCTTACAGCCAATCAGGTTCGTGAAGAAACTTTATACATCATTGAGGATTTAATTGATATCAACGAAGAATTTTTTGATTTGTTGGATGAAAAAGCGATTCATGTCAGCGGATCTAATCGTTATGAAATTCCGATGTCCAAAGAAATAACAAGCTTCGCCCAAAAGCTTCAGAAAAAGGTTGAAGAGCTAGAGGAGAACCTTGTTTTTGAAGCGGAAATGTACACGATCAATGATTATGATTTAAAAGTGACGGAAGAATATTTAGAGCAGCTGGGATACTCCCTTTCTCTATTTGTGAAGGATGAACAGGCCGTTTCCTGGTTTGAAGAAAATGAAATGACCAAAACATTGGTCATCATGCCAAGGCTTGTACAGGATATACTGTCTGAACAGGTATTCTCTAAAAAAATCCCGTACATTTTTTCATCGGCAACATTATCGGATAATAAATCCTTCCAATATATTGCAGATAGTTTAGGGATAGAAAAGTATGACAGCTTCTCCGTTGAATCACCATTTGATTACGATGAAGTCATGAAAATGAACATGCCAGTCTTCGAAAATGGAGATAAATTGGCGAAACTTAAATATACGATGAAGTCAATCGAGGAAAATGAAGGTCGAACACTAGTATTATTTCATTCAAAAGAGGAATTGCATTGGTTCAAGGAAAACTGCCCAATATCTTCTTATCCATTTTATTTTGAAGGGGAAGCGGAAATCAGCGAGCTTGTTAAGAAGTTCCAAGAAGAGGAGCAATCTGTCCTTTTCTCCTATCATTTATGGGAAGGGCTTGATGTTCCAGGTCCTTCATTACAAAATGTAGTGTTACACTCCCTTCCATTCCCGCCGCGTGATCCGGTTTTCGAGGCCAAACGAAACTCGGTTACAGACGCATTCGAAGAAGTGGATCTTCCATACATGCTCCTTCGTTTGCGCCAGGGAATAGGGCGATTGATCAGGACGAGCAATGATTCGGGAACAGTCCAGATTTTGACTGAAAAGGATCTTTCGGAACAAGTGAAAGAGAAGATTGTATCCATTCTTCCTGTAACGCTTTAA
- a CDS encoding cold-shock protein, producing the protein MEQGKVKWFNAEKGFGFIEREGGDDVFVHFSAIQGEGFKTLEEGQDVTFDVEQGQRGPQASNVNKA; encoded by the coding sequence ATGGAACAAGGTAAAGTAAAATGGTTTAACGCAGAAAAAGGTTTTGGATTCATCGAACGTGAAGGTGGAGACGATGTATTCGTACATTTCTCAGCTATCCAAGGCGAAGGTTTCAAAACACTTGAAGAAGGCCAAGACGTTACATTTGATGTAGAACAAGGTCAACGTGGACCACAAGCATCAAACGTAAACAAAGCTTAA